GGCGTCACCATGCAGCTGCCGACGGAGGACAAATACACCTACAAGCAGCGCTACGTGGAGTCGCGGCTGGCCATCCTCATGGGCGGCCGGGTTGCGGAGGAGCTGACCCAGGAGGACATCACCACCGGCGCCGGCAACGACATCGAGCAGGCCACCGATCTGGCTCGCCGCATGGTCTGCGAGTGGGGCATGTCGGAGCTTGGTCCCCTGGCCTTCGGCAACAAGGACGAGCCGGTCTTCCTGGGCCGCGAGATGGCCACCCGCAGCGACTACAGCGAGGAAACCGCCATCCGCATCGACCAGGAGGTCCAGCGGCTCGTGCGCGAGTCCTACGAGCGGGCCACCCACATCCTCACCACCCACCGGGAGGTGCTGGAGGAGCTTTCCCAGCAGCTGCTGGAGAAAGAGACCATGGACGGCCGCGAGGTCTACGAGCTGATCCAGAAGATGACCGGCGAGGACCGCTTCCCGGTGCTGCCGGAGGAGCCCCTGGCGACGGAGCCCGAAGACACCGCAAAGGATGGCGACGCGGAGCCAGGGGCCGAAGCCAGTGGAGATGTCAGTGGAGAACCCAGCTCTGATGAAGAGCGGAGCGCCTCCGGCGACGGCACCAACGGCGCTCCGCGCAGCGAGGACGCCGAAGCCCCCGAGGCCGCGCCGGACGGCGAGGACGAGGCGCCCCCCGAGCCGGTGAGCGCCGGCCACGGCGGGCAGCGGGCCCAGCGCTCGAAGGTCCAAGAAGGAGGCCTCGCTTCCTCCGAGGAGCCCTCATGAGCCGCCACCGGGCCCCAATCCACCGCCTGGAGCTCTCCATCCAGTACCCCTGAGCCGTCCATCCATGCCCGCCCCCCCCGCCACCTCCACCGCCCCCCGGTCCCTCGACCTACCGGGGGGCCGACGGCTTTCCCTGGGGCGCCGGCCGCGGGTGATGGGCATCGTCAACATCACCCCCGACTCCTTCAGCGACGGAGGCCTGTGGCTGGCTCCCGAGCGCGCCGTGGCCCACGGCCTCGAGCTGCTGGAGCAGGGCGCCGACCTCCTCGACCTGGGCGCTGAATCCACCCGCCCCGGCGGCGGCGTCTACGGCGACGGCGCCAGTGAGGTCCCAGCCCAGGAGGAGATGGACCGACTCCTGCCGGTGCTCGAAGCCCTGCGACGGGAAACCGACGCTCCTCTCTCCGTCGACACCCGCAAAGGCGCCGTGGCCCGCGCCGCCTTGAACGCCGGCGCCGACCTGATCAACGACATCAGCCTGCTCTCCGACGACGACCTGGCGCGAGCCGCCGGCGCCGCCGACTGTCCCCTCGTCCTGATGCACAGCCGGGGTGAGATCTCGGAGATGCAAAAGACGATCTCCTTCCGGGACCTGCTGCGGGAAGTCACCGCGGAGCTCTCCGATGCCGTCGAGCGAGCGGGAACCCTGGGGGTGCGGCGGGAGCAAATCGTGGTCGATCCCGGCATCGGCTTCGGCAAGACCTACCGCCAGAACCTCGAGCTCATCCGCCACGCCGGCCACTTCCAGCGTGAGCTGGGGCTGCCGGTGCTCTTGGGGGCCAGCCGCAAGAGCTTCATCGGGCATTTCATCGCCCCCCAGGCCGAGACTCCGCCCCCGCCGGCCCGTCGCCTCGCCGGCAGCCTCGCCACCGTCGCCTGGGCCAGCCGCACCGGCGCCGCCATGGTGCGGGTCCACGACGTGGGTGAGACGGTCGATTTCCAGCGAGTCTGGCACGCCCTCGAAGACCTTCCCGCCGAAGACCTCGAACCTTCCCGGGAGCCAGGCTCATGACCTTCGCCGACTTCTGGAGCCAGGTCACCCTGCGCGACGCCGTCGACATCCTGGTGGTGGCGGCGATCCTCTACAACCTGCTGCTGCTGGTGCGCCGCACCCGTGCGGTGCAAATGCTCCTGGGCTTGGGCTTCCTCATCATCCTCTTCGGCGTCGCCGAGCTCTTCGAGCTGCCCGCCCTACAAACGGTGCTGGGGAACCTGCCCATTTTGCTGCCGGTGGCGGTCATCGTGCTCTTCCAATCGGAGATCCGCCGCGCCCTCGCCAGCGTCGGCCGCAACCCCTTCTGGGGCATGAGCAAACAGGAGAACGTCGCCCCCACCTTCGACGAGGTGGTGCTGGCGGCCACCACCCTCGCCTCCCGGCGCATCGGCGCCCTCATCGTCTTCGAGCGTGAGGAAGGCCTGCGCAACTACGTGGAGAACGGCATCGAGCTCGACGCCCGCCTCACCTTCGACCTGCTGATGACCATCTTCATCCCCACTACCCCGCTCCACGACGGCGCCGTCATCCTCCAGGACGACCGCATTGCCGCCGCCGCCTGCTTCCTGCCCTTGACCCCGAACCCGGAGCTGTCCAAGGAGTACGGCACCCGCCACCGGGCGGCCCTGGGCATCTCCGAAGAGACCGACGCGGTGGCGGTGGTGGTGTCGGAGGAGAAGGGCCGCATCTCCCTGGCGGTGGACGGGCGGATGATTCCGGACCTCGACTCCAAGAGCCTCCGCAACGAGCTCTACTTCCACCTGGTGACCACCCTCTACCCTCAGGGCCAGCGGAGGAGGGTGGCGTGAAGGAGAAGAATCAGCGCTGGATCCTCAAGCTGATTTCCGTCGTCCTGGCCTTCGCCCTGTGGCTGGCGGTGTCGGTGGAGCGGCTGGGCAATATCAGCCAGCGGGTGGTCAGCGCCTCGGTGACCTACAACTACCCCGAGCACCTGGTGCTGCTGGAGCCCCTCTCCTCCGTCGACATCCGGGTCAAGGGCAAGGAGAGCGCCGTCAC
This Acidobacteriota bacterium DNA region includes the following protein-coding sequences:
- the cdaA gene encoding diadenylate cyclase CdaA — translated: MTFADFWSQVTLRDAVDILVVAAILYNLLLLVRRTRAVQMLLGLGFLIILFGVAELFELPALQTVLGNLPILLPVAVIVLFQSEIRRALASVGRNPFWGMSKQENVAPTFDEVVLAATTLASRRIGALIVFEREEGLRNYVENGIELDARLTFDLLMTIFIPTTPLHDGAVILQDDRIAAAACFLPLTPNPELSKEYGTRHRAALGISEETDAVAVVVSEEKGRISLAVDGRMIPDLDSKSLRNELYFHLVTTLYPQGQRRRVA
- the folP gene encoding dihydropteroate synthase — its product is MPAPPATSTAPRSLDLPGGRRLSLGRRPRVMGIVNITPDSFSDGGLWLAPERAVAHGLELLEQGADLLDLGAESTRPGGGVYGDGASEVPAQEEMDRLLPVLEALRRETDAPLSVDTRKGAVARAALNAGADLINDISLLSDDDLARAAGAADCPLVLMHSRGEISEMQKTISFRDLLREVTAELSDAVERAGTLGVRREQIVVDPGIGFGKTYRQNLELIRHAGHFQRELGLPVLLGASRKSFIGHFIAPQAETPPPPARRLAGSLATVAWASRTGAAMVRVHDVGETVDFQRVWHALEDLPAEDLEPSREPGS